TCGTTGCAGGAGCAACTACTCAAGGCAGGCCTGGTCGACAAGAAGAAGGTCAAGCAGGTCAACCAGGACAAGAGCAAGCAGGTCAAGGCGGAACGCCGCACCGGCACGCAAAGCGTCGACGAGGCCAAGCTGGCCGCGCAGGAGCTGCAGCGCAAGAACGCCGAACGGGCGCGCGAACTGAACGCGCAACGCGATGCGGCCGCTGCGCAGAAAGCCATCATGGCGCAGATCGTGCAGATGGTGCAGCAGAACCGCCAGAGCAAGGGCAATGGCGACATTGCCTACAACTTCACGTTCCAGAACAAGATCGAACGGATCCACGTTTCGAACGCCGTGCGCGAGCACCTGGTGGCGGGCCGGCTCGTCATCGTGCGCCTGGGCGAGAACACGGAACTGGTACCGCGCGTCATCGCCGACAAGATCGCCGAGCGCGACCCGGCGCTGGTTGTGCGGGTCAACAAGCCGACTACCGAAGTGGACCCGGACGATCCGTATGCCGCGTTCCAGATTCCCGATGATTTGATGTGGTGACACTACTGCATCGATATTCTGGGCCCTGGGGGCGGATGCCGATCGCCAGGCATGTCTTACACCCGAAACCGAAAACCGGGATCAGAACCGGCGGGCCTGACTCCGGCTCTCCGCTCTTGGGTGGAAAGACAGGGATGCCACGCGGCGATTCGCGCTACGTCAGCGG
This is a stretch of genomic DNA from Pseudoduganella chitinolytica. It encodes these proteins:
- a CDS encoding DUF2058 domain-containing protein, yielding MVSLQEQLLKAGLVDKKKVKQVNQDKSKQVKAERRTGTQSVDEAKLAAQELQRKNAERARELNAQRDAAAAQKAIMAQIVQMVQQNRQSKGNGDIAYNFTFQNKIERIHVSNAVREHLVAGRLVIVRLGENTELVPRVIADKIAERDPALVVRVNKPTTEVDPDDPYAAFQIPDDLMW